The following are encoded together in the Bactrocera neohumeralis isolate Rockhampton chromosome 6, APGP_CSIRO_Bneo_wtdbg2-racon-allhic-juicebox.fasta_v2, whole genome shotgun sequence genome:
- the LOC126762117 gene encoding uncharacterized protein LOC126762117 → MAVLERNGNLNIWWFPKEFSQSRYGEYHHSGTNSCTLITLILADMVAKEGRGFYCQRMQDLPPRAVEIFAEGINKGNSAYAHLITANAGVPESGGVAQQMTANQNLNIPDALNVLKRQPHFRLKEWFFTHMQADPERESCRTIALRLLQAVNTGLQQFRQAGKANEHFLFAAMISDNRTVLFVIEFPANLITFFDSHQHGRDAGAVVAQCNIRDMYDMMNWFVNMNHDVYSSQPHIYEVSFLLPDPTGLPTPSKVEKCEVTQLKNNMSLAKKMQKK, encoded by the coding sequence ATGGCGGTCCTCGAGCGCAATGGCAACTTGAATATCTGGTGGTTCCCCAAGGAGTTCAGTCAGTCGCGCTACGGTGAATACCATCACAGCGGCACCAATTCGTGTACTCTAATCACGCTCATCCTGGCCGATATGGTCGCGAAAGAGGGGCGTGGATTCTATTGCCAACGTATGCAGGATTTACCGCCGCGTGCTGTAGAAATCTTTGCCGAAGGTATCAACAAGGGCAACAGCGCCTACGCACATCTGATCACCGCCAATGCGGGGGTGCCGGAGAGCGGCGGCGTTGCCCAACAAATGACGGCCAATCAAAATCTCAACATACCGGATGCGCTGAATGTGCTCAAGCGCCAGCCGCACTTTCGCTTGAAGGAGTGGTTCTTCACACACATGCAAGCCGATCCGGAACGTGAGTCGTGCCGCACCATTGCGCTGCGTCTGCTGCAGGCGGTCAATACCGGTTTGCAGCAGTTTCGGCAGGCGGGCAAGGCCAATGAGCATTTCCTCTTCGCTGCAATGATTTCCGACAATCGCACCGTTCTATTTGTTATCGAATTTCCGGCGAACCTGATCACCTTCTTCGATTCGCATCAGCATGGACGTGACGCGGGTGCTGTGGTGGCGCAGTGCAACATCCGCGACATGTACGACATGATGAATTGGTTCGTGAATATGAATCACGATGTCTACTCCAGTCAACCGCACATTTATGAGGTCTCTTTTCTATTACCCGATCCAACGGGTTTGCCAACGCCTTCAAAGGTCGAGAAATGCGAGGTAACACAATTAAAGAATAATATGTCGCTGGCGAAGAAAATGCAGAAGAAATGA